One stretch of Bacillota bacterium DNA includes these proteins:
- a CDS encoding radical SAM protein, which translates to MESIVVKSALTKLKRKVPYGWDLNIYRGCAHSCQYCYAIYSHKYLGDKDYFEDIYVKENIVELLERDLKAPSWQREVVNIGGVTDSYQPAEAERQLMPELLRLLIKYKTPAIISTKSDLILRDYDLIDELSRITYINVAATITTMDEAVREKLEPGSRPSLDRFRVLREFRKTNASTGLHVMPIIPYITDNEWNFETMFKEAALAKVHYVLPGTMYLRGPTKQHFFSFLDQQFPEASCKIRALYTRGGAGKDYKTDLYEMVNRLRDKYRLSKSYMAPMREKLAQTT; encoded by the coding sequence ATGGAGTCTATTGTGGTGAAAAGCGCTTTAACTAAGCTTAAAAGAAAGGTGCCCTATGGTTGGGATCTTAACATTTACAGGGGCTGCGCCCACTCCTGCCAGTACTGTTACGCCATTTATTCCCATAAGTACCTGGGAGATAAGGATTACTTTGAGGATATCTACGTAAAGGAAAACATAGTTGAGCTCCTGGAGAGGGACTTAAAGGCCCCGTCTTGGCAGCGGGAAGTTGTGAATATCGGCGGGGTTACAGACAGCTATCAGCCGGCTGAGGCGGAGCGCCAATTGATGCCCGAACTCCTAAGACTGTTGATTAAGTACAAAACCCCGGCCATCATCTCCACCAAGTCTGATCTCATCCTTAGGGATTATGACTTAATTGACGAACTTTCCCGAATTACCTATATCAATGTTGCTGCAACTATAACCACCATGGATGAAGCAGTGCGGGAAAAACTGGAGCCTGGCAGCAGACCAAGCTTGGACAGGTTCCGGGTGCTGAGGGAGTTCCGGAAGACAAATGCCTCCACCGGCCTGCATGTAATGCCGATAATTCCTTATATAACGGATAATGAGTGGAACTTTGAAACTATGTTCAAAGAGGCAGCCCTGGCCAAGGTCCATTATGTCCTGCCCGGGACTATGTATTTACGGGGACCGACAAAGCAGCATTTCTTCAGTTTCCTTGACCAACAATTCCCTGAAGCATCTTGCAAGATTAGGGCCCTCTATACCCGGGGTGGAGCCGGCAAGGATTACAAAACCGATCTCTATGAGATGGTGAACAGGCTCCGGGACAAGTATAGGCTTTCCAAAAGCTATATGGCACCCATGCGGGAAAAACTGGCCCAGACCACCTAA
- a CDS encoding DNA-binding protein, with the protein MALLTAQALAEALNVTVDTIWRYTKQKRIPFIDLGDRQYRYDLEQVLQALQEVREQKCPYQPVPDKSYTYRDYLLLPEEQGFRFEILEGELIKDPSPSVIHQLVLNRLNSLMNSYFLVHDPQGLLLCAPMDTTFGQQTVVQPDLLYISSDRTDIVRKQRIVGPPDLVVEIISPGSKRKDRVCKLNIYLRAGVNHFWLVDPEEKTMECFALRDGNYALTASGLDSDLIKPPDFQDLTIDLSLLWEGLDTIPD; encoded by the coding sequence ATGGCCTTGCTAACGGCCCAGGCCCTGGCAGAAGCCCTGAACGTCACAGTGGATACCATCTGGCGCTATACAAAGCAAAAGCGCATTCCCTTCATTGACTTAGGCGATCGGCAGTACCGCTATGACCTGGAGCAAGTGCTCCAGGCTCTCCAAGAAGTCCGGGAACAAAAATGCCCATACCAGCCGGTGCCAGACAAATCCTATACCTACCGGGACTATTTGCTCTTGCCTGAGGAACAGGGATTTCGTTTCGAGATCCTGGAGGGGGAACTGATAAAAGATCCCTCGCCCTCCGTCATCCATCAGCTGGTCTTGAATAGATTAAACTCCCTCATGAACAGTTATTTTTTAGTGCACGACCCCCAGGGCCTACTGCTCTGTGCTCCCATGGACACTACTTTTGGCCAACAGACTGTTGTCCAGCCCGACCTCCTCTATATTTCCTCCGACCGTACCGATATAGTCCGTAAACAACGGATTGTCGGACCGCCAGACCTGGTGGTAGAAATCATCTCCCCCGGCAGCAAACGCAAAGACCGCGTGTGCAAGCTTAATATTTACCTCCGGGCCGGGGTCAACCACTTCTGGCTGGTGGACCCCGAGGAAAAGACCATGGAGTGTTTCGCCCTCAGGGACGGCAACTACGCTCTTACAGCATCGGGATTAGACTCAGATTTGATTAAGCCCCCCGATTTTCAGGACTTGACCATCGACCTCTCGCTGTTGTGGGAGGGGTTAGATACAATTCCCGATTAA